The following are from one region of the Dermacentor albipictus isolate Rhodes 1998 colony chromosome 5, USDA_Dalb.pri_finalv2, whole genome shotgun sequence genome:
- the LOC135902380 gene encoding PE-PGRS family protein PE_PGRS16-like isoform X1 gives MPSAPTVEHISRQAAARHLAQHRDPNNRGMNPFKVLTVAMCAVLAMGGDIGGGGGSGGYGGGGGGYGGGGFGGASFLGGFGGGGFGGGGGGGFGGGGFGGGGGGGGASKTIVVSVSGGGGGGGAAPAPRPVTRYTAHIDRTPLPIKYKQGLVATGNGISLVEPIMVATQVPGPRISFPQGIPRPQQASVHVAEIQRVDGGGGGFGGGGFGGGGFGGGGFGGGGFGGGGFGGGGFGGGGFGGGGFGGGGFGGGGFGGGSGGGYGGGGFGGGLGGGGFGGGFGGGFGGGAGGGGGSVFPHPRVEVAEAVHKIPLGTAADTHKEGGGGGHGGGGDTAVLSVDVHHHGGGGGGGGGHGGGFGGGHGGGFGDGGGYGGGGHGGGGGGHGGAAFAAIPVKVVEVAGAAGGAGAVSGGGGGGHHGGGWH, from the exons ATGCCAAGTGCCCCCACTGTTGAGCACATCAGTCGGCAAGCAGCAGCGCGGCATCTGGCCCAGCACAGGGACCCGAACAACCGCGGCATGAATCCCTTTAAG GTGCTGACGGTCGCCATGTGTGCCGTCCTAGCGATGGGAGGCGACATCGGTGGAGGCGGAGGTAGTGGAGGCTACGGCGGAGGTGGTGGAGGCTACGGCGGGGGCGGCTTCGGAGGAGCCAGCTTCCTAGGTGGCTTCGGAGGTGGAGGcttcggtggcggcggcggcggcggattcGGAGGTGGTGGATTTGGAG gcggcggcggcggtggcggcgccagCAAGACCATTGTGGTCTCCGTCagcggcggaggcggcggcggtggtgcagCTCCTGCTCCCCGGCCCGTAACCCGCTACACTGCTCACATTGACCGTACACCTTTGCCCATCAAGTACAAGCAGGGTCTCGTCGCCACTGGCAATGGCATCTCTCTTGTCGAGCCCATCATGGTCGCCACTCAAGTGCCGGGACCTAGGATCAGCTTCCCGCAGGGCATCCCCCGACCACAGCAAGCCAGTGTTCACGTCGCCGAGATCCAGAGGGTTGATGGCGGAGGCGGTGGATTCGGCGGCGGAGGCTTTGGCGGCGGTGGATTCGGCGGTGGCGGATTCGGCGGCGGCGGATTTGGCGGCGGCGGATTCGGCGGCGGCGGATTTGGCGGCGGCGGATTCGGCGGCGGCGGATTCGGCGGCGGCGGTTTCGGTGGCGGCGGATTCGGTGGAGGCAGCGGCGGTGGATACGGAGGCGGCGGATTCGGAGGAGGACTCGGTGGTGGCGGCTTCGGAGGTGGTTTTGGGGGTGGTTTTGGAGGTGGCGCCGGTGGTGGCGGTGGAAGTGTGTTCCCGCACCCCAGGGTAGAAGTAGCCGAAGCCGTGCACAAGATTCCGCTGGGCACAGCGGCCGATACGCATAAGGAAGGAGGCGGCGGAGGCCACGGAGGTGGAGGTGACACCGCTGTCTTAAGCGTCGACGTCCACCACCATGGCGGTGGTGGAGGCGGAGGCGGAGGACACGGTGGCGGATTCGGCGGTGGACATGGAGGCGGATTCGGTGACGGCGGTGGCTACGGAGGCGGTGGACACGGCGGCGGTGGCGGAGGTCACGGAGGCGCTGCGTTTGCTGCCATCCCGGTGAAGGTTGTCGAAGTCGCCGGAGCCGCCGGCGGTGCCGGCGCTGTATcgggcggaggaggaggaggacatcACGGAGGAGGATGGCACTAG
- the LOC135902380 gene encoding uncharacterized protein isoform X2, which translates to MVGVVGPVEQVLTVAMCAVLAMGGDIGGGGGSGGYGGGGGGYGGGGFGGASFLGGFGGGGFGGGGGGGFGGGGFGGGGGGGGASKTIVVSVSGGGGGGGAAPAPRPVTRYTAHIDRTPLPIKYKQGLVATGNGISLVEPIMVATQVPGPRISFPQGIPRPQQASVHVAEIQRVDGGGGGFGGGGFGGGGFGGGGFGGGGFGGGGFGGGGFGGGGFGGGGFGGGGFGGGGFGGGSGGGYGGGGFGGGLGGGGFGGGFGGGFGGGAGGGGGSVFPHPRVEVAEAVHKIPLGTAADTHKEGGGGGHGGGGDTAVLSVDVHHHGGGGGGGGGHGGGFGGGHGGGFGDGGGYGGGGHGGGGGGHGGAAFAAIPVKVVEVAGAAGGAGAVSGGGGGGHHGGGWH; encoded by the exons GTGCTGACGGTCGCCATGTGTGCCGTCCTAGCGATGGGAGGCGACATCGGTGGAGGCGGAGGTAGTGGAGGCTACGGCGGAGGTGGTGGAGGCTACGGCGGGGGCGGCTTCGGAGGAGCCAGCTTCCTAGGTGGCTTCGGAGGTGGAGGcttcggtggcggcggcggcggcggattcGGAGGTGGTGGATTTGGAG gcggcggcggcggtggcggcgccagCAAGACCATTGTGGTCTCCGTCagcggcggaggcggcggcggtggtgcagCTCCTGCTCCCCGGCCCGTAACCCGCTACACTGCTCACATTGACCGTACACCTTTGCCCATCAAGTACAAGCAGGGTCTCGTCGCCACTGGCAATGGCATCTCTCTTGTCGAGCCCATCATGGTCGCCACTCAAGTGCCGGGACCTAGGATCAGCTTCCCGCAGGGCATCCCCCGACCACAGCAAGCCAGTGTTCACGTCGCCGAGATCCAGAGGGTTGATGGCGGAGGCGGTGGATTCGGCGGCGGAGGCTTTGGCGGCGGTGGATTCGGCGGTGGCGGATTCGGCGGCGGCGGATTTGGCGGCGGCGGATTCGGCGGCGGCGGATTTGGCGGCGGCGGATTCGGCGGCGGCGGATTCGGCGGCGGCGGTTTCGGTGGCGGCGGATTCGGTGGAGGCAGCGGCGGTGGATACGGAGGCGGCGGATTCGGAGGAGGACTCGGTGGTGGCGGCTTCGGAGGTGGTTTTGGGGGTGGTTTTGGAGGTGGCGCCGGTGGTGGCGGTGGAAGTGTGTTCCCGCACCCCAGGGTAGAAGTAGCCGAAGCCGTGCACAAGATTCCGCTGGGCACAGCGGCCGATACGCATAAGGAAGGAGGCGGCGGAGGCCACGGAGGTGGAGGTGACACCGCTGTCTTAAGCGTCGACGTCCACCACCATGGCGGTGGTGGAGGCGGAGGCGGAGGACACGGTGGCGGATTCGGCGGTGGACATGGAGGCGGATTCGGTGACGGCGGTGGCTACGGAGGCGGTGGACACGGCGGCGGTGGCGGAGGTCACGGAGGCGCTGCGTTTGCTGCCATCCCGGTGAAGGTTGTCGAAGTCGCCGGAGCCGCCGGCGGTGCCGGCGCTGTATcgggcggaggaggaggaggacatcACGGAGGAGGATGGCACTAG
- the LOC135902365 gene encoding glycine, alanine and asparagine-rich protein-like, translating to MAITKGLILSLCWGLTLAGGLGGGGGGFGGGGGGYGGGGGGGFGGGFSGGHGGGGFGGGHGGGGGGGHAVSVQAIEVPSTVVSGGGGGGGGAIGGGGGGGDTANVIVIKNGGGGGGGGGGGGGGRLVTTLRRFTAHVDTSSVPIDFQHVQIPNKFPSKPIRPRVGPVGYVVAMEGQAQAVLEVVSAAAAAAAAAMVVMRCTKSRLYPAEAVAVVDSEAATAAAVAVVVSAVDMVEDSAVVSAVVLAAVSAAVLAAVSAEAMAAAEAAEAAVPTCSKSPCTKRPRHTQRPSAVEATAEAEATVVDTAAAAAAEVRRFTASRLSRSPKEVVAAAADSEAAMAVAEEATEEMAVDGNKRVSQTHTVIKPTTALAAANLERLPAAKQAGLCIQSTPAMVQRKNVFTHSNEPRRKAQVPRSPGLCNILLTSRARGLPRDFTALTSPPLLIKYIVHINHVKWTRAGKKRRNNTAKNK from the exons ATGGCGATCACAAAG GGCTTGATTCTGTCCCTCTGCTGGGGTCTGACCCTGGCCGGAGgacttggcggcggcggcggaggcttcggtggcggtggcggtggctacggtggcggcggcggcggcggatttGGAGGCGGGTTTAGTGGAGGCCACGGCGGAGGTGGATTCGGTGGTGGCCATGGAGGAGGCGGAGGCGGCGGCCACGCCGTCAGCGTCCAAG CCATCGAAGTTCCTTCAACCGTGGTCAGCGgaggcggcggtggtggcggagGTGCCATCGGTGGTGGAGGAGGGGGTGGAGACACCGCCAACGTCATCGTCATCAAGAATGGAGGAGGTGGcgggggaggaggaggtggtggaggcGGCGGCAGGCTAGTGACTACGCTACGTCGCTTCACCGCCCACGTCGACACCAGCTCGGTGCCCATAGACTTCCAGCATGTCCAG ATTCCGAACAAGTTCCCTAGCAAGCCGATCAGGCCCCGCGTCGGCCCCGTAGGCTACGTGGTCGCCATGGAAGGCCAAGCCCAA GCGGTGCTGGAGGTggtttcggcggcggcggcggcggcggcggcggcgatggtggTCATGAGGTGTACGAAGTCAAGGCTGTATCCAGCGgaggcggtggcggtggtggatTCGGAG GCGGctacggcggcggcggtggcggtggtggtttCGGCGGTGGACATGGTGGAGGATTCGGCGGTGGTCTCGGCGGTGGTCTTGGCGGCGGTCTCGGCGGCGGTCTTGGCGGCGGTTTCGGCGGAGGCCAtggcggcggcggaggcggcggaggCGGCGGTGCCAACTTGCAGCAAGTCCCCGTGCACGAAGAGACCAAGACACACGCAGCGCCCGTCGGCGGTGGAGGCTACGGCGGAGGCGGAGGCTACGGTGGTGgacacggcggcggcggcggcggcggaggtgCGCAGGTTCACAGCGTCGAGGTTGTCAAGGTCGCCGAAggaggtggtggcggcggcggcggattcGGAGGCGGCTATGGCGGTGGCGGAGGAGGCCACGGAGGAGATGGCGGTGGATGGCAATAAGCGG GTTTCCCAAACGCACACTGTGATTAAGCCGACCACTGCGCTTGCCGCAGCGAATTTGGAGAGGCTGCCTGCCGCAAAGCAAGCAGGCCTCTGCATCCAGAGCACACCCGCCATGGTTCAGCGCAAGAACGTCTTCACGCACTCGAATGAACCACGCAGAAAGGCACAGGTGCCACGCTCTCCGGGATTGTGTAATATATTGTTGACCTCACGCGCCCGCGGCCTTCCGCGGGACTTCACGGCGCTCACCTCACCGCCATTGTTAATAAAATATATTGTACATATT aaccacgtcaaatggactcgagcaggaaagaagcgcaggaacaacactgccaagaacaagtaa